A genomic window from Pseudonocardia broussonetiae includes:
- a CDS encoding serine/threonine-protein kinase: MIEFGPYQLEELLGRGGMGEVFRAHDTRHDRTVAVKRLAPHLADAPEFQQRFRREAHLVAQLRNPHVVTIHSYGDIDDQLYIDMQFVDGGDLLGLIERAGPLSPERAVGILEQVASALDEAHDSGLVHRDVKPSNVLLDGKLADFCYLADWGITRATTTHRSNSLTRTGALLGSLTYMAPEQFDGAVTTRSDIYALTCVFFEMITGRRPYAGDGLPVLMHAHMKIPPPRPSEVVADTAMFDEIIATGMAKEAEARYATAGELARAARTALDAATEQPETVAPTANSAETTTPAANRAAATTQAPAFAADGLALTDTRRPIDPTSPPPADRPSTRERRLLPATVALVVIAVLVAVWGLTRTAETTPAAQAPMAPPAATTSAAASLTAAAPVGPVLTEAVFTGRTSDNDLTLAVGVKDGRAAGYLCDGDQVEAWLEGTIEGDQLVLTGRTVENAVAATIDQRSLLGTVTAGGIERPFAANIATGAAGLYESRRAVEGIATRIGWIVLVDGTQVGIARRGEVRSAAPRLNPESLSAIDGGETITAERLSGDSNVLG; this comes from the coding sequence GTGATCGAGTTCGGTCCGTATCAGCTGGAGGAATTGCTCGGCCGCGGTGGCATGGGCGAGGTGTTCCGCGCGCACGATACCCGGCACGACCGGACCGTAGCGGTCAAGCGCCTGGCGCCGCACCTCGCCGACGCGCCCGAGTTCCAGCAGCGCTTCCGGCGCGAGGCGCACCTCGTGGCGCAGCTGCGCAACCCGCACGTCGTCACCATCCACAGCTACGGCGACATCGACGATCAGCTCTACATCGACATGCAGTTCGTCGACGGCGGCGACCTCCTCGGCCTCATCGAGCGAGCAGGCCCACTGTCACCCGAGCGCGCGGTCGGCATCCTCGAACAGGTCGCCAGCGCGCTCGACGAAGCACACGACAGCGGACTAGTTCACCGCGATGTGAAGCCCTCCAACGTGCTGCTCGACGGAAAGCTCGCAGACTTCTGCTACCTGGCCGACTGGGGCATTACCCGGGCGACCACGACGCATCGCAGCAACTCCCTCACCCGCACGGGGGCCCTGCTCGGCAGCCTCACATACATGGCCCCGGAGCAATTCGACGGCGCGGTCACCACACGCTCGGACATCTACGCACTGACGTGCGTCTTCTTCGAGATGATCACCGGTCGACGACCATACGCCGGCGACGGACTGCCGGTGCTGATGCACGCCCACATGAAAATCCCGCCGCCCCGGCCGTCGGAGGTGGTCGCGGATACCGCGATGTTCGACGAGATCATCGCGACAGGTATGGCGAAAGAAGCCGAAGCGCGCTACGCCACCGCAGGCGAACTCGCACGCGCGGCGCGGACAGCGCTGGACGCGGCGACCGAGCAACCTGAGACGGTCGCCCCGACCGCCAACTCTGCAGAGACCACGACGCCCGCGGCCAATCGCGCGGCCGCGACCACCCAGGCACCGGCCTTCGCCGCCGATGGGCTTGCGCTCACCGACACGCGGCGACCCATCGATCCCACCTCACCCCCACCCGCGGATCGTCCGTCGACTCGCGAAAGGCGACTGCTTCCAGCCACGGTTGCGCTCGTCGTTATAGCCGTGCTGGTCGCGGTGTGGGGGCTGACGCGAACCGCTGAAACAACCCCCGCAGCACAAGCACCCATGGCACCACCCGCCGCGACGACCTCCGCTGCCGCTTCCCTGACCGCAGCTGCTCCGGTCGGACCGGTACTCACCGAGGCGGTCTTCACAGGTCGAACGAGCGATAACGATCTGACGCTCGCCGTCGGCGTCAAGGACGGCCGCGCGGCCGGCTACCTGTGCGACGGTGACCAGGTCGAGGCGTGGCTCGAAGGCACGATCGAAGGCGACCAACTGGTCCTGACTGGGCGTACCGTGGAGAACGCGGTGGCGGCTACAATTGATCAACGGTCCCTGCTCGGCACCGTTACCGCTGGCGGCATCGAGAGACCTTTCGCAGCCAACATCGCCACCGGCGCTGCGGGTCTATACGAGAGCCGACGAGCGGTGGAGGGGATCGCCACAAGGATCGGATGGATCGTTCTGGTGGATGGCACTCAGGTCGGGATCGCCAGGCGTGGCGAGGTCCGATCCGCCGCCCCGAGGCTGAACCCGGAGTCGCTCAGCGCGATCGACGGCGGGGAGACGATCACTGCTGAGCGACTTTCGGGTGACTCCAACGTACTAGGATGA